The Thermoplasmata archaeon genome window below encodes:
- a CDS encoding CBS domain-containing protein, whose product MSAAWPTAGTLMAKDPVTVAHDALLSHALGKMSTGAFHEMPVLRGSKLIGMITFESIARRANLSFSTKVEHLLLIPPLVTPATPYPELAEQLLATGLRAAPVVGRRGELLGVVSRTNLVRAFPDLRQIPDHRVDEISRSIGHPFHESDPIRQLLAQIRLLEEHPLPVLDRKGHLVGAVGVSDLARVLWRPTVGGKRDAEKGGSVYDVEIGTIMHSPAVTVPAGTSAVEAARRMTRENVSSVFVVDPTGPTAVVAQTDLLGLAVGSASAQGDRLGDVYVQITGLRGSSDPTTLTEIDRLVAAGLRRISRHVKPSLLSLHFEPHATHRTADATVEARLHTDRGIFYASHTGWNFLAGIAALMDELTEQVQRTRESQRRQRRTQRRGMPADSEPATPELEARIRRATSDRED is encoded by the coding sequence ATGTCCGCTGCATGGCCCACCGCCGGGACGCTCATGGCGAAGGACCCCGTGACCGTCGCCCACGACGCACTCCTCTCCCACGCCCTAGGCAAGATGAGCACCGGAGCCTTCCACGAAATGCCCGTGCTTCGAGGGTCGAAGCTGATCGGGATGATCACGTTCGAGTCGATCGCTCGACGCGCCAACCTCTCCTTCTCGACGAAGGTCGAACATCTCCTGCTGATCCCGCCGCTCGTCACCCCTGCCACGCCCTATCCCGAACTCGCCGAGCAGCTCCTCGCCACGGGCCTGCGGGCGGCCCCCGTCGTCGGCCGCCGCGGAGAGCTCTTAGGTGTCGTCAGCCGGACGAACCTCGTCCGCGCGTTTCCCGACCTTCGCCAGATCCCCGATCATCGGGTCGACGAGATCTCCCGCTCGATCGGGCACCCCTTCCACGAGAGCGACCCGATCCGCCAACTCCTCGCCCAGATCCGCCTCCTCGAAGAGCATCCGCTCCCCGTGCTCGACCGGAAGGGTCACCTTGTCGGAGCCGTCGGCGTCTCCGATCTCGCGCGCGTCCTATGGCGCCCGACGGTCGGAGGAAAGCGCGACGCCGAGAAAGGCGGCTCGGTCTACGACGTCGAGATCGGAACGATCATGCACAGTCCGGCCGTCACGGTCCCCGCGGGGACCTCCGCTGTCGAGGCCGCGCGGCGGATGACCCGGGAGAACGTATCGAGCGTCTTCGTCGTCGACCCAACCGGACCGACCGCGGTCGTGGCTCAGACCGACCTCCTCGGGCTCGCCGTCGGCAGCGCGAGCGCGCAGGGCGACCGGCTGGGGGACGTCTACGTCCAGATCACGGGCTTGCGCGGTTCGAGCGACCCCACCACGCTGACCGAGATCGACCGGTTGGTCGCCGCGGGGCTCCGCCGAATCTCCCGCCACGTCAAGCCGTCCCTATTGAGCCTGCACTTCGAGCCCCACGCCACGCACCGCACGGCCGACGCGACCGTCGAGGCGCGATTGCACACCGACCGCGGAATCTTCTACGCCTCCCACACCGGCTGGAACTTCCTGGCCGGGATCGCGGCCCTCATGGACGAGCTCACGGAGCAGGTCCAGCGCACGCGGGAGTCGCAACGTCGCCAACGGCGCACGCAACGGCGTGGCATGCCGGCGGACTCGGAACCGGCTACGCCCGAGCTCGAGGCCCGCATCCGTCGGGCCACCAGCGACCGAGAGGATTGA
- a CDS encoding PAC2 family protein, with the protein MDLEVVDTRGDSLRGAMMVVGFPTHGLVGSVAASYLVHTLDMTQVAYMVGEEFPPTVVMDEGVVNAPIRFYASKLVCGPDRSCQQLVVAISDIQPPAGLLSRLGRALLDWSEAKGIELVIAVEGQPIDKDDKGDARVVAMANRAAAPLLSKYHFTTASGVVTGFAGGLLLNALGRPLPVLCVIAQAHKDYPDARAAAKVIEAVNPLVPLMVLNTRPLRQKAKEIEAEVRHHLDEQQTASQTPRAGETVGPGEMYR; encoded by the coding sequence GTGGATCTCGAGGTGGTCGATACGCGCGGCGACTCGCTGCGGGGGGCGATGATGGTCGTGGGGTTCCCCACGCACGGCTTGGTCGGCTCCGTGGCCGCCTCGTATCTTGTCCATACCCTCGACATGACCCAGGTTGCCTACATGGTCGGCGAAGAGTTCCCACCCACCGTGGTCATGGACGAGGGGGTTGTGAACGCCCCGATCCGGTTCTACGCGAGTAAGCTCGTCTGCGGCCCCGATCGCTCTTGCCAGCAGCTCGTGGTCGCGATCTCCGACATCCAACCCCCGGCCGGGCTGCTCTCGCGCCTCGGCCGCGCGCTCTTGGACTGGTCCGAAGCGAAGGGGATCGAGCTCGTGATCGCGGTCGAGGGCCAGCCGATCGACAAGGACGACAAGGGCGACGCCCGGGTCGTCGCGATGGCCAACCGGGCCGCAGCGCCGCTCCTCAGCAAGTACCATTTCACCACGGCGAGCGGAGTCGTGACCGGGTTCGCGGGCGGGCTCCTCCTGAACGCGCTCGGCCGGCCCTTGCCGGTGCTGTGCGTGATCGCGCAGGCACACAAGGATTATCCGGATGCCCGCGCGGCGGCCAAGGTGATCGAGGCGGTCAACCCCCTCGTCCCGCTCATGGTGTTGAACACCCGCCCGCTCCGGCAGAAGGCGAAGGAGATCGAGGCGGAAGTCCGTCACCATCTCGACGAACAGCAGACGGCATCCCAGACCCCCCGAGCAGGGGAGACCGTCGGGCCGGGTGAGATGTATCGCTGA
- a CDS encoding GNAT family N-acetyltransferase: MSDVPYITPIVADALREHYDPALYPSLSANWPEGFLVATDPSDVPIAFLLGVHQVEGEGRVLMFAVDRDHRGRGLGTLLMNEFLVHCREKQLRRVTLEVRVSNATAIRFYARFRFSVVDLLRGYYSDGENGYQMARDVG; this comes from the coding sequence GTGAGCGATGTGCCGTACATCACTCCGATCGTGGCGGACGCGCTCCGCGAACACTACGACCCGGCGCTCTACCCGTCGCTGAGCGCGAACTGGCCCGAAGGATTCCTCGTCGCCACCGATCCGAGCGATGTCCCCATCGCCTTCCTGCTCGGGGTCCACCAGGTGGAAGGCGAAGGACGCGTCCTGATGTTCGCGGTCGATCGCGATCACCGGGGCCGGGGCCTGGGAACACTCCTCATGAACGAGTTCCTCGTGCACTGCCGAGAGAAGCAGCTGCGGCGGGTCACCCTCGAGGTGCGGGTCAGCAATGCGACCGCGATCCGGTTCTACGCCCGATTCCGATTCTCAGTGGTCGATCTGCTGCGCGGCTACTATTCCGACGGCGAGAACGGCTACCAGATGGCTCGGGACGTCGGTTGA